A region of Nocardioides sp. JS614 DNA encodes the following proteins:
- a CDS encoding 5-formyltetrahydrofolate cyclo-ligase encodes MTGTQSPAKSAVRDRLLTTRHRRPLAEVGVAARAIAEHLLALPEVRRAATVAAYVSVGSEPGSGPLLAGLRAAGKRVLLPVVLPDLDLDWAAYDGPDHLVPARRGLLEPDAERLGPEAIGTADVVLTPGLAVSPSGVRLGRGGGCYDRALGRVPVGTFTCVLLYDGEVGLDVPVEPHDRPVLFAATPSGVVRLG; translated from the coding sequence GTGACGGGCACCCAATCACCCGCGAAGTCGGCGGTCCGCGACCGCCTCCTCACCACCCGGCACCGCCGACCGCTGGCCGAGGTCGGCGTCGCGGCCCGGGCGATCGCCGAGCACCTGCTGGCGCTGCCGGAGGTGCGCCGGGCGGCCACGGTCGCGGCGTACGTCTCGGTCGGCAGCGAGCCGGGCAGCGGCCCGCTGCTGGCCGGGCTGCGCGCCGCGGGCAAGCGGGTGCTGCTCCCGGTGGTGCTGCCCGACCTCGACCTGGACTGGGCGGCGTACGACGGCCCGGACCACCTGGTGCCGGCGCGGCGCGGCCTGCTCGAGCCGGACGCGGAGCGGCTCGGTCCAGAGGCGATCGGCACCGCGGACGTGGTGCTGACGCCCGGCCTGGCCGTGTCACCCTCCGGGGTCCGGCTCGGCCGCGGCGGCGGCTGCTACGACCGGGCCCTCGGCCGAGTGCCGGTCGGCACCTTCACCTGCGTGCTGCTCTACGACGGGGAGGTCGGCCTCGACGTGCCGGTCGAGCCCCACGACCGTCCGGTGCTGTTCGCGGCGACCCCCTCGGGGGTCGTCCGCCTGGGTTGA
- a CDS encoding UTP--glucose-1-phosphate uridylyltransferase, which yields MGSAGLNRARDKMAAAGVDEVAIETFAHYYRLLEHGETGMIPESSIDPVDMESLATVAVSDEDAAAAIRTTAVIKLNGGLGTSMGMDRAKSLLCVRRGLSFLDIIARQVLHLRKEYGATLPLIFMNSFRTSEDTMAALARYADLPVEGLPLEFLQNKEPRLLAKDLSPVSWPKDPDLEWCPPGHGDLYTALRGTGLLERLIEAGYERVFVSNSDNLGAVPDARVAGWFATSGAPFAIEAVRRTPSDRKGGHFARRKIDGRIVLRETAQTPDADKDALADLDRHKYCSTNNLWFDLAAMKHALDVRQGILGLPLIRNVKHLDPGDPSTPEVIQIETAMGAAIEVFDGSRLIEVGRERFVPVKTTNDLLVLRSDVYDLGQDFVLDQAATEVPYVDLDDDYYKLVGEFDKRFPDGAPSMKKASSLRIEGDWTFAHGVQVVGDVNLEASSAQRVDADTVLSDG from the coding sequence ATGGGAAGCGCTGGCTTGAACCGGGCACGCGACAAGATGGCGGCCGCGGGGGTCGACGAGGTCGCCATCGAGACCTTCGCGCACTACTACCGGCTCCTCGAGCACGGTGAGACCGGCATGATCCCCGAGTCGTCGATCGACCCGGTCGACATGGAGTCGCTCGCCACGGTGGCGGTCTCCGACGAGGACGCCGCGGCGGCGATCCGGACGACGGCCGTGATCAAGCTCAACGGCGGGCTCGGCACCTCGATGGGCATGGACCGCGCCAAGTCGCTGCTGTGCGTGCGCCGCGGGCTGTCCTTCCTCGACATCATCGCCCGCCAGGTGCTGCACCTGCGCAAGGAGTACGGCGCCACCCTCCCGCTGATCTTCATGAACAGCTTCCGCACCTCGGAGGACACGATGGCGGCGCTGGCGCGCTACGCCGACCTCCCGGTCGAGGGGCTGCCGCTGGAGTTCCTCCAGAACAAGGAGCCGCGGCTCCTGGCCAAGGACCTGTCCCCGGTGAGCTGGCCCAAGGACCCCGACCTCGAGTGGTGCCCGCCCGGTCATGGCGACCTCTACACGGCGCTGCGCGGCACCGGCCTGCTCGAGCGGCTGATCGAGGCGGGCTACGAGCGGGTCTTCGTGTCGAACTCCGACAACCTCGGCGCGGTCCCGGACGCCCGGGTGGCGGGCTGGTTCGCCACGTCCGGCGCGCCGTTCGCGATCGAGGCGGTACGCCGTACCCCCTCGGACCGCAAGGGCGGCCACTTCGCCCGCCGCAAGATCGACGGCCGGATCGTGCTGCGCGAGACCGCGCAGACCCCCGACGCCGACAAGGACGCGCTGGCCGACCTCGACCGCCACAAGTACTGCTCGACCAACAACCTGTGGTTCGACCTGGCCGCGATGAAGCACGCGCTCGACGTGCGCCAGGGCATCCTCGGGCTGCCCCTGATCCGCAACGTGAAGCACCTCGACCCCGGCGACCCCTCGACCCCCGAGGTGATCCAGATCGAGACCGCCATGGGGGCGGCGATCGAGGTCTTCGACGGATCGCGGCTGATCGAGGTGGGCCGGGAGCGGTTCGTCCCCGTCAAGACCACCAACGACCTGCTGGTGCTGCGCTCGGACGTCTACGACCTCGGCCAGGACTTCGTGCTCGACCAGGCCGCCACGGAGGTGCCCTACGTCGACCTCGACGACGACTACTACAAGCTGGTCGGCGAGTTCGACAAGCGGTTCCCCGACGGCGCCCCGTCGATGAAGAAGGCCAGCTCGCTGCGGATCGAGGGCGACTGGACCTTCGCGCACGGGGTGCAGGTCGTGGGCGATGTGAACCTGGAGGCGAGCTCCGCGCAGCGCGTCGACGCCGACACCGTCCTCTCCGATGGCTGA
- the glp gene encoding molybdotransferase-like divisome protein Glp, with translation MAEVLISVDDHLARILAEIEPLPDFPQPLMDALGLAVAEDVVAPIGLPSFDNSAMDGYAVRHADVVTATEESPVHLPVVGEIGAGQAQLLAMSPGTAVKIMTGAPVPAGADSVVPYEWTDRGVAQVRIERAPSLGQHVRPAGEDVAAGDLVVSRGTVLGPRHLGLLASVGRAAVRSRPRPRVVVISTGSELREPGAELGHDSIYDGNSFLLAAAARAAGAITYRVGIVPDEPRAFLAAVHDQLVRADLVVTSGGVSQGDYDVVKEALRPLGTVWFGGVAMQPGKPQGFGHVGEDRTPIFTLPGNPVSSYISFQQFVLPALRKLMGRTPYARPTTPARLTHAIRSPEGKRQFVRAEYAVDPAGRAGPSVTPVGGHGSHLIGDLASSDALVVVPADVTSVEAGEQVQVLRLDEEF, from the coding sequence ATGGCTGAGGTCCTGATCTCGGTCGACGACCACCTCGCCCGGATCCTCGCGGAGATCGAGCCGCTGCCGGACTTCCCCCAGCCACTGATGGACGCGCTGGGCCTGGCCGTGGCCGAGGACGTGGTCGCGCCGATCGGGCTGCCGTCGTTCGACAACTCCGCGATGGACGGGTACGCCGTGCGCCACGCGGACGTCGTGACCGCCACCGAGGAGTCCCCGGTGCACCTGCCGGTGGTCGGCGAGATCGGGGCCGGCCAGGCGCAGCTGCTCGCGATGTCGCCCGGCACGGCGGTGAAGATCATGACCGGCGCCCCGGTGCCGGCCGGCGCCGACAGCGTGGTGCCCTACGAGTGGACCGACCGGGGCGTCGCCCAGGTCCGCATCGAGCGCGCGCCCTCCCTCGGCCAGCACGTGCGACCCGCCGGCGAGGACGTCGCCGCCGGGGACCTGGTCGTCTCCCGCGGCACCGTGCTCGGCCCTCGCCACCTCGGCCTGCTCGCCTCCGTCGGCCGCGCCGCGGTCCGGTCCCGGCCGCGCCCGCGGGTCGTGGTCATCTCGACCGGCTCGGAGCTGCGCGAGCCCGGTGCCGAGCTCGGGCACGACTCGATCTACGACGGCAACTCCTTCCTCCTCGCGGCCGCCGCCCGGGCCGCGGGCGCGATCACCTACCGGGTCGGCATCGTCCCGGACGAGCCGCGCGCGTTCCTCGCCGCCGTGCACGACCAGCTGGTCCGCGCCGACCTGGTCGTCACCAGCGGCGGCGTCTCGCAGGGCGACTACGACGTGGTCAAGGAGGCGCTCCGCCCGCTGGGGACCGTGTGGTTCGGCGGGGTGGCGATGCAGCCCGGCAAGCCGCAGGGCTTCGGCCACGTCGGCGAGGACCGGACCCCGATCTTCACGCTGCCGGGCAACCCGGTCTCGTCGTACATCTCCTTCCAGCAGTTCGTGCTGCCGGCGCTGCGCAAGCTGATGGGGCGCACGCCGTACGCCCGTCCGACGACGCCCGCGCGGCTCACGCACGCCATCCGCTCCCCGGAGGGCAAGCGGCAGTTCGTGCGCGCGGAGTACGCCGTCGACCCGGCCGGCCGCGCCGGCCCGTCGGTGACCCCGGTCGGCGGCCACGGTTCCCACCTGATCGGCGATCTGGCATCCTCCGACGCGCTGGTCGTCGTGCCGGCGGACGTCACCTCCGTCGAGGCCGGCGAGCAGGTCCAGGTCCTGAGGCTCGACGAGGAGTTCTGA
- the moaC gene encoding cyclic pyranopterin monophosphate synthase MoaC has protein sequence MSDSPRRLTHVDESGAARMVDVSGKDVTARTATASGRVLVSETVVGLLRGEGVPKGDALGVARVAGIMAAKQTPTLIPLCHPLSISGVSVDLEVTDDPEPSVAIRATVKTTDRTGVEMEALTAVSVAALTVVDMVKAVDKAAVVTDIRVETKTGGKSGDWSRP, from the coding sequence ATGTCCGATTCGCCCCGGCGGCTCACCCACGTCGACGAGTCCGGGGCGGCCCGGATGGTCGACGTCTCCGGCAAGGACGTCACCGCCCGCACGGCGACCGCTTCCGGCCGGGTGCTGGTCTCGGAGACGGTCGTCGGACTGCTCCGCGGCGAGGGCGTGCCGAAGGGCGACGCGCTCGGGGTGGCCCGGGTCGCCGGGATCATGGCCGCCAAGCAGACGCCGACCCTGATCCCGCTGTGCCACCCGCTCTCGATCTCGGGGGTGAGCGTCGACCTCGAGGTGACCGACGACCCCGAGCCGAGCGTGGCGATCCGCGCGACGGTCAAGACGACCGACCGCACCGGCGTGGAGATGGAGGCGCTGACCGCGGTCTCGGTCGCCGCCCTCACCGTGGTCGACATGGTCAAGGCGGTCGACAAGGCCGCGGTGGTCACCGACATCCGGGTCGAGACGAAGACCGGCGGCAAGTCCGGCGACTGGAGCCGGCCGTGA
- a CDS encoding MogA/MoaB family molybdenum cofactor biosynthesis protein, which yields MSLRAEVVVASNRAAAGVYEDTTGPLIIDFLRELGFTVDAPVVVPDGEPVGAAITAAVEGGARVVLTTGGTGLTPTDRTPEVTRALLDAEIPGIAEAIRAYGVAQGVPTAVLSRGLAGVVGSCVVVNLPGSRGGVKDGLAVLRPVLVHAAEQVVGSDH from the coding sequence GTGAGCCTGCGCGCCGAGGTCGTCGTCGCCTCCAACCGGGCCGCGGCCGGGGTCTACGAGGACACCACCGGCCCGCTGATCATCGACTTCCTGCGCGAGCTGGGCTTCACGGTCGACGCGCCCGTCGTCGTACCGGATGGCGAGCCGGTCGGCGCCGCGATCACCGCCGCCGTCGAGGGTGGTGCGCGGGTGGTGCTCACGACCGGCGGCACCGGCCTCACCCCGACCGACCGGACCCCCGAGGTGACCCGGGCGCTGCTGGACGCCGAGATCCCCGGCATCGCGGAGGCGATCCGCGCGTACGGCGTCGCGCAGGGCGTGCCTACAGCGGTGCTCTCGCGCGGGCTCGCCGGCGTGGTCGGCTCGTGCGTGGTCGTCAACCTCCCCGGCTCGCGCGGCGGCGTGAAGGACGGGCTCGCCGTGCTCCGCCCGGTGCTGGTGCACGCCGCCGAGCAGGTCGTGGGGAGCGACCATTGA
- a CDS encoding GNAT family N-acetyltransferase, giving the protein MWPARLTSGEVTVRPLAARDAAAWRDARRRNVAWLRPWDATVPPGADGRPTTFRSLVRRLHRQARAGTTYPFAIEVDGRFAGQVTVNNIVRGSAQFASIGYWLDREYAGRGVMPLAVALVIDHCFTAGDLHRIEIAIRPENSNSLRVVEKLGLHEVGYAPKFLHIDGAWRDHRIYAVTREDCPDGMLARLRPHQSHE; this is encoded by the coding sequence GTGTGGCCGGCCCGGCTGACCTCGGGGGAGGTCACGGTCCGGCCGCTCGCCGCCCGGGACGCGGCTGCCTGGCGGGACGCCCGGCGCCGCAACGTCGCGTGGCTGCGGCCCTGGGACGCCACGGTGCCCCCGGGTGCGGACGGCCGGCCGACGACGTTCCGGTCGCTGGTGCGGCGGCTGCACCGGCAGGCCCGCGCCGGCACCACGTACCCGTTCGCGATCGAGGTCGACGGCCGCTTCGCGGGCCAGGTGACGGTCAACAACATCGTGCGGGGCTCCGCGCAGTTCGCCTCGATCGGCTACTGGCTCGATCGTGAGTACGCCGGGCGCGGGGTGATGCCCCTTGCGGTCGCGCTGGTCATCGACCACTGCTTCACCGCCGGCGACCTGCACCGCATCGAGATCGCGATCCGCCCCGAGAACTCCAACTCGCTGCGCGTCGTCGAGAAGCTCGGCCTGCACGAGGTCGGCTACGCACCCAAGTTCCTGCACATCGACGGGGCCTGGCGCGACCACCGGATCTACGCGGTCACCCGCGAGGACTGCCCGGACGGGATGCTGGCCCGGCTCCGACCACACCAGTCACACGAGTGA
- the sepX gene encoding divisome protein SepX/GlpR: MDLSALIFVALAVAWAVYLVPKALRHHDDVARSRSVDRFSHTMRVLARREPVDRRSARLVVTPGRPAAEATAAVPAEPAPAVTPAQLRARRAAAKRATKRRRTVLAVILVANLAVVGVAAFRVIDWWYVAIPAGLLVAWLVTCRIMVKGERRALQPAARMPIQDPLEDEVGEPVEDGADEADPLADTSAGMAAVVDPALWDPVPVTLPTYVGKPPAARRTVRTIALDDTGVWTSGRTDADAQLAREADEADRAARQTRQNRNGGDDQRAVNS; the protein is encoded by the coding sequence GTGGACCTGAGCGCACTGATCTTCGTCGCCCTCGCCGTGGCGTGGGCCGTCTATCTCGTCCCGAAGGCGCTCCGTCACCACGACGACGTGGCCCGCAGCCGCTCCGTGGACCGGTTCTCCCACACGATGCGCGTGCTGGCCCGCCGCGAGCCGGTGGACCGGCGCAGCGCCCGGCTCGTCGTGACGCCCGGTCGCCCGGCCGCTGAGGCGACCGCCGCCGTGCCCGCCGAGCCCGCTCCTGCGGTCACCCCTGCCCAGCTGCGCGCCCGCCGGGCTGCTGCCAAGCGGGCCACCAAGCGCCGCCGCACCGTGCTCGCCGTGATCCTGGTCGCCAACCTCGCGGTCGTGGGCGTCGCGGCCTTCCGCGTCATCGACTGGTGGTACGTCGCGATCCCCGCCGGCCTGCTGGTCGCCTGGCTGGTCACCTGCCGGATCATGGTCAAGGGCGAGCGCCGCGCGCTGCAGCCGGCTGCCCGGATGCCGATCCAGGACCCGCTCGAGGACGAGGTCGGCGAGCCGGTCGAGGACGGCGCCGACGAGGCCGACCCGCTGGCGGACACCTCCGCCGGGATGGCCGCCGTGGTCGACCCGGCGCTGTGGGACCCGGTGCCGGTCACGCTCCCGACGTACGTCGGCAAGCCGCCCGCGGCCCGCCGCACCGTCCGCACCATCGCCCTCGACGACACCGGCGTGTGGACCTCGGGCCGCACCGACGCCGACGCCCAGCTGGCCCGCGAGGCCGACGAGGCCGACCGCGCCGCCCGCCAGACCCGCCAGAACCGCAACGGCGGCGACGACCAGCGCGCCGTCAACTCCTGA
- a CDS encoding SDR family oxidoreductase produces MSTARAALVTGGSSGIGLAIARTLGAAGYDVTLASRRPDRLEQAAHGLREEGYRVATSAGDLGDEAAVVAAVETHRAAYGRLDVLVNNAGVGIGQFADDLTTKAIDIQLNTNLRSIFLFYREALPMLREAGGEHRNALVINVSSASGIHGERWLGVYSATKRGLVGFTQAMNRELNDAGIKSTALCPAFVDTPMASFVKDEIGADKMISVDDVAGSVRYLLTLSPGCLIPEIQFEQTIGAIGPTFDRTG; encoded by the coding sequence ATGTCGACAGCACGCGCGGCCCTCGTCACCGGCGGCTCCAGCGGGATCGGTCTTGCGATCGCACGTACCCTCGGCGCCGCTGGGTACGACGTCACGTTGGCCTCCCGACGGCCGGACCGGTTGGAACAAGCGGCCCACGGTCTGCGCGAGGAGGGCTATCGAGTCGCGACCTCAGCCGGCGATCTCGGCGACGAGGCGGCGGTCGTGGCCGCGGTAGAGACGCACCGCGCCGCGTACGGGCGCCTTGACGTGCTCGTGAACAACGCGGGCGTGGGGATCGGGCAGTTCGCCGACGACTTGACCACGAAGGCGATCGACATACAGCTCAACACCAATCTACGATCGATCTTCCTCTTCTACCGCGAGGCACTTCCCATGCTGCGGGAGGCGGGTGGCGAACACCGCAACGCCCTGGTCATCAATGTCTCCTCAGCGTCAGGCATCCATGGAGAGCGGTGGCTCGGCGTCTACTCCGCGACCAAGCGAGGCCTTGTCGGGTTCACGCAGGCAATGAACCGTGAGCTGAACGACGCCGGCATCAAGAGCACAGCGCTTTGCCCTGCATTCGTGGACACGCCGATGGCAAGCTTCGTCAAGGACGAGATCGGCGCCGACAAGATGATTTCGGTCGACGACGTCGCTGGATCGGTCCGGTACCTCCTCACACTTTCTCCAGGCTGCCTGATACCCGAGATCCAGTTCGAGCAGACGATCGGCGCAATCGGCCCCACCTTCGACCGAACTGGGTAA
- a CDS encoding nitroreductase family protein — MELNDVMRSQAATRYYDDRDVPDKVLYDAVEKARFGPQGGNRQPVRFVFVRDQAKKRQLAEWYIQPWKAYYDAAMAGINSIEAHDEGHTQKATWIGHSKAEQALADANHFAEHFADHPVIAVVCGDLGATHPTDTELDRLSVVGGASIYPTAQNFCLALRDAGIATTFTTLLVAYEPQVKELLNIPEEFITACHIVAGYPAKPFPTKLNRLAPEEMAYIDTFGNPISAGS, encoded by the coding sequence GTGGAACTCAACGATGTGATGCGATCCCAGGCCGCGACCCGGTACTACGACGACCGGGACGTGCCTGACAAGGTCCTGTACGACGCGGTCGAGAAGGCGCGCTTCGGCCCCCAAGGGGGGAATCGCCAGCCCGTGCGGTTCGTCTTCGTGCGCGACCAGGCGAAGAAGCGCCAGCTTGCGGAGTGGTACATCCAGCCGTGGAAGGCCTACTACGACGCGGCGATGGCGGGCATCAACTCCATCGAGGCACACGACGAGGGCCACACCCAGAAGGCCACCTGGATCGGCCATTCGAAGGCCGAGCAGGCGCTCGCCGACGCGAACCACTTCGCCGAGCACTTCGCCGACCACCCTGTGATCGCCGTCGTCTGCGGTGATCTCGGTGCCACCCACCCCACAGACACCGAGCTGGACCGGCTCAGCGTGGTGGGAGGAGCCTCGATCTACCCGACGGCGCAGAACTTCTGCCTGGCTCTACGGGACGCCGGCATCGCCACCACGTTCACCACGCTGCTGGTTGCCTACGAGCCCCAGGTCAAGGAGCTCTTGAACATTCCGGAGGAGTTCATCACCGCTTGCCACATCGTCGCGGGGTATCCGGCGAAGCCGTTCCCAACCAAGCTCAACCGGCTTGCTCCGGAGGAGATGGCCTACATCGACACGTTTGGCAACCCCATCTCTGCCGGATCGTGA
- a CDS encoding acyl-CoA mutase large subunit family protein — MTSSEASGSSEVTTVSGIPLKVSYGPNDVPETAAQAAAVLPGEAPYLRGAHAQGYRSKPWRIFQLSGFGNPEDEAERIRYLLSKGGTGFIMEHDRMTGDHLYDVDHPEVVARREDVGISGAVILSARDFELALTGIDQSKYFAHPGGGVSQHAAFALAGYWTVAERRGLELHKLNGTGQADFFLTYIGCPPLTQIPPAAALRVNCDIVEYAAKVAPKWTPISMAAYNGADSGLNAYQELAALFACCVSHLDEIVARGNVPVEQVAYALGGVSFRVAMDFFEDICKLRVARKMWHRLLTTRYGITDPRALSLRIHIVTAGSAMTYQEPINNIVRGTVMGMAAVLGGVQSIGVSAYDEALSVPSEQAHRQSLRVQQILMHETNIPAVVDPLGGSYFIESLSAELEERAWAEFDRILDNGGFIQSLEDGSLHRMAGENAVAFQDSITSGDRKIVGVNLGDSDGDPFGIDGFEGSLDAFERGMARLKDLRASRDGRHVSRALDRLANTMRSGGNVMSGVMDAVRADASIGEVGDVYREVFGSWKFPVDF; from the coding sequence ATGACGAGTAGTGAAGCGTCGGGGTCCTCCGAGGTCACGACGGTCTCGGGGATTCCGCTCAAGGTCAGCTACGGCCCGAACGACGTGCCGGAGACGGCAGCCCAGGCGGCGGCCGTGCTGCCGGGCGAAGCGCCCTACCTGCGCGGAGCACATGCTCAGGGGTACCGCTCCAAGCCGTGGCGGATCTTCCAGCTCTCGGGCTTCGGGAACCCCGAGGACGAGGCTGAGCGGATCCGGTACCTGTTGTCGAAGGGCGGTACCGGTTTCATTATGGAGCACGACCGGATGACCGGTGATCATCTCTACGACGTCGACCATCCGGAGGTGGTCGCTCGTCGTGAGGACGTGGGCATCAGTGGTGCGGTGATCCTGTCGGCGCGAGACTTCGAGCTCGCGCTGACCGGTATCGACCAGAGCAAGTACTTCGCCCATCCCGGCGGTGGGGTCTCTCAACACGCGGCCTTCGCGCTGGCCGGGTACTGGACGGTGGCCGAACGTCGCGGCCTCGAGCTGCACAAGCTGAACGGGACGGGTCAGGCGGACTTCTTCCTGACCTACATCGGATGCCCACCGCTCACTCAGATCCCACCGGCGGCAGCCCTCCGGGTGAACTGCGACATCGTCGAGTACGCAGCCAAGGTGGCGCCCAAGTGGACGCCCATCTCGATGGCGGCGTACAACGGCGCGGACAGCGGACTCAATGCCTACCAGGAGCTCGCCGCCCTGTTCGCGTGCTGCGTGTCGCACCTCGACGAGATCGTCGCGCGCGGCAACGTCCCGGTCGAGCAGGTCGCCTATGCCCTCGGGGGTGTCAGTTTCCGGGTGGCGATGGACTTCTTCGAAGACATCTGCAAGCTGCGCGTGGCCCGCAAGATGTGGCATCGGCTCCTGACGACCCGGTACGGCATCACCGACCCGCGCGCGCTCAGCCTGCGTATCCACATCGTGACGGCCGGCTCGGCCATGACGTACCAGGAGCCGATCAACAACATCGTGCGGGGCACGGTCATGGGGATGGCAGCCGTTCTCGGCGGAGTCCAATCCATCGGCGTTTCGGCGTACGACGAGGCGCTGTCGGTGCCGTCGGAGCAGGCGCACCGGCAGTCGCTGCGCGTCCAGCAGATCCTCATGCACGAGACGAACATCCCGGCGGTGGTGGACCCTCTCGGTGGCAGCTACTTTATCGAGTCCCTCTCGGCGGAGCTCGAGGAACGAGCATGGGCCGAGTTCGACCGGATCCTCGACAACGGGGGCTTCATCCAGAGCCTGGAGGACGGGTCGTTGCACCGCATGGCCGGTGAGAATGCCGTCGCCTTCCAGGACTCGATCACGAGCGGCGACCGCAAGATCGTCGGTGTCAACCTGGGCGACAGCGACGGCGACCCTTTCGGCATCGATGGGTTCGAGGGGTCGCTCGACGCCTTCGAGCGCGGCATGGCGCGACTCAAGGACCTGCGCGCGTCACGAGACGGCAGGCATGTCTCGCGAGCGCTCGATCGCCTGGCGAACACGATGCGCAGCGGTGGAAACGTCATGTCCGGAGTGATGGACGCAGTGCGAGCAGACGCCTCGATCGGCGAGGTCGGCGACGTGTACAGGGAGGTGTTCGGATCATGGAAGTTCCCGGTGGACTTCTGA
- a CDS encoding cobalamin-dependent protein (Presence of a B(12) (cobalamin)-binding domain implies dependence on cobalamin itself, in one of its several forms, or in some unusual lineages, dependence on a cobalamin-like analog.), producing MEVPGGLLTGEPVRTHGKRVLMAKTSLDGHWRGINVVSRALRDAGYEVILAGMINADTIARVAGDEDVDLIGLNVGGRVEVVERILDTLASEAITVPVFAGGTIPHYAADRLAARGVECFPPGSTLEAIVEAADRLTAADPAASDHTP from the coding sequence ATGGAAGTTCCCGGTGGACTTCTGACCGGCGAGCCGGTTCGCACCCATGGCAAGCGGGTGCTCATGGCCAAGACCAGCCTCGACGGTCACTGGCGTGGCATCAACGTGGTCTCGCGGGCACTGCGTGACGCAGGATATGAGGTGATCCTCGCCGGCATGATCAACGCCGACACGATCGCCCGGGTTGCCGGCGACGAGGACGTCGACCTGATCGGCCTGAATGTCGGCGGCCGGGTCGAGGTCGTGGAGCGGATCCTGGACACCCTCGCGAGCGAAGCGATCACCGTCCCGGTGTTCGCCGGCGGCACGATCCCGCATTACGCGGCAGACCGCCTCGCCGCTCGCGGTGTGGAGTGCTTCCCACCCGGCTCGACGCTCGAAGCCATCGTCGAGGCCGCAGACCGGCTCACGGCCGCCGATCCGGCGGCCTCGGACCACACCCCGTAA